A region from the Lycium barbarum isolate Lr01 chromosome 8, ASM1917538v2, whole genome shotgun sequence genome encodes:
- the LOC132605178 gene encoding protein PELPK1-like yields the protein MAYHHNSCFFLLFVVCLSSIQTDARNLLETTLPKFPPIPEIPTLPKHELPTVPKPELPQIPKPELPTLPKPELPTLPKPEMPTLPKPEFPSLPKPELPVIPKPELPTLPKPEVPQVPKKP from the coding sequence ATGGCTTACCACCATAACTCATGTTTTTTCTTGTTATTTGTCGTATGCTTGTCATCGATTCAAACGGATGCACGAAACCTCCTTGAGACAACCTTGCCTAAATTTCCACCAATTCCTGAAATCCCAACCTTGCCTAAGCACGAGCTACCAACTGTGCCAAAGCCTGAACTTCCACAAATTCCTAAGCCTGAACTCCCAACACTGCCAAAACCTGAGTTGCCAACATTGCCAAAGCCTGAAATGCCTACTCTGCCCAAGCCCGAGTTCCCAAGTTTGCCAAAGCCAGAGCTTCCCGTGATTCCCAAGCCTGAACTCCCAACTTTGCCAAAGCCCGAAGTACCACAAGTGCCCAAGAAGCCTTAA
- the LOC132606431 gene encoding uncharacterized protein At4g38062-like, whose amino-acid sequence MDKVYEELDVVKGEVEKLREECRTKTVLTESLREAHINTLAKLEEAKLEIGRQANEPFVKSEEIFEVKKLYDDIKSNIHEKESCLQNLSSSHEKLQLDYGEKIGKLEVQNKDLVLSLDEATSKIQDLEMQICASNKEITAVKQLMSVRQEICIESELKTRASKDLKDGDGIIQKLDEENRIAKDQLKWKSEQFKHLEEAHKRIHDQFRNSKVEWGQEKSAMLEEISSLQARLDSQTRISEDLESQLRMCNQALAHQESRRRILEIELSEFRSQFDDISLECQEANSKLENLTIKRDEEIGELRNLLRTKETVFKDIKCKSIQLEQENQDLRGSLKELQEAQLQDAASTSALKKLRSNFQDLKQLHKKCSLNLKEKEAEWSSQIGKVTEDVKRCMSELKGKEKHIEELEMELEDCCDACDVLNGEISVLITVLKSEFHTASKELSRANTELEPNSKKLVHQKSEQETLLEAELSEYKKMLEESSDCQVHLREEVLQLVNALKDASDASEEAKADLAKARAEVKESKLELDKWKAEAGNLKDGLEENRYVQKQEKDSLLGILKEREAKINELQQQITELELKIVERTEAVEALNQEKLQYNQIAEGKDNTIEILQTKISCLEQELADKDLQNEQTRSDARKAFDQEKESLLLIVTERDRKIQDLLEQAKDLKEDMACKEVAFTALVTAESSKTLEIKEKNMVIAESEVKLSDTHQKLELLNKSLSDSRQKEEQLETLLQASKKELEELNAHFGNERMHLEARIQELESQKNDVVEENKKLSVDREGLLVQMQGIQVRVSELCCEDVDLVRQLEKLLEEEKEQPLSNLGRGHHSRTPFSTAKTGTDERTPLIELNR is encoded by the coding sequence ATGGACAAAGTTTATGAGGAGCTAGATGTTGTTAAAGGCGAGGTAGAAAAGCTCAGAGAAGAATGCCGGACCAAAACAGTGCTGACGGAGAGTTTGAGGGAAGCCCACATTAACACATTAGCAAAACTTGAAGAAGCTAAGTTGGAGATTGGTAGACAGGCAAATGAACCATTTGTTAAATCTGAGGAAATATTTGAGGTCAAGAAACTCTATGATGACATCAAGTCCAATATACATGAGAAAGAATCATGTCTCCAGAATCTTAGCTCTTCTCATGAGAAACTGCAACTAGATTATGGAGAGAAAATTGGGAAGTTGGAAGTACAAAACAAGGATTTGGTTTTGTCTTTGGATGAAGCTACATCCAAAATTCAAGATTTGGAAATGCAGATTTGTGCAAGTAATAAAGAAATCACTGCTGTTAAGCAACTCATGTCAGTTAGGCAGGAAATCTGCATTGAATCAGAGCTAAAAACACGGGCATCCAAAGATCTGAAAGATGGAGATGGCATTATCCAGAAACTTGATGAAGAAAATAGGATTGCAAAAGATCAGCTGAAATGGAAGAGTGAACAGTTTAAACACCTCGAAGAAGCTCACAAAAGGATTCATGATCAGTTCAGAAACAGTAAGGTTGAGTGGGGACAGGAAAAGTCAGCAATGCTTGAAGAGATCTCTTCATTGCAAGCAAGGTTGGATTCTCAGACCCGAATCTCTGAAGACCTCGAAAGCCAATTGAGGATGTGTAACCAAGCTTTAGCTCATCAAGAAAGCAGAAGAAGAATTCTGGAAATTGAATTGTCTGAGTTCCGATCTCAATTCGATGATATCTCTTTAGAGTGCCAAGAAGCAAACTCAAAGCTTGAGAACTTGACCATCAAGAGGGATGAAGAAATTGGAGAGTTAAGAAACTTACTCCGAACGAAAGAGACAGTGTTCAAGGATATAAAATGCAAAAGTATACAGCTTGAACAGGAAAATCAAGATTTACGTGGATCTCTCAAAGAGCTTCAAGAGGCACAACTCCAGGATGCTGCTTCCACTTCTGCACTTAAGAAACTGCGAAGCAATTTCCAGGATTTGAAGCAATTACACAAGAAATGTTCCTTAAACCTCAAAGAGAAGGAAGCTGAATGGAGCTCTCAGATAGGAAAAGTGACGGAAGATGTGAAAAGATGCATGTCTGAATTAAAAGGTAAAGAAAAACACATTGAAGAGCTTGAAATGGAGCTGGAAGATTGCTGTGATGCATGTGATGTTCTTAATGGAGAGATATCTGTGTTAATCACGGTTTTAAAATCAGAATTTCATACCGCTAGCAAGGAGCTCTCTAGAGCCAACACGGAACTAGAACCGAATAGCAAAAAATTAGTACATCAGAAGAGTGAACAAGAAACCCTTTTAGAGGCAGAACTGAGTGAGTACAAAAAGATGCTGGAAGAGTCATCTGATTGCCAAGTTCACCTCAGGGAAGAAGTCCTGCAATTGGTTAATGCTTTAAAAGATGCTTCTGATGCTTCAGAAGAAGCTAAAGCTGACCTGGCCAAAGCAAGGGCAGAAGTCAAAGAAAGCAAACTTGAACTAGACAAGTGGAAAGCTGAAGCAGGAAATCTTAAAGACGGCCTTGAAGAGAACCGGTATGTCCAAAAGCAAGAGAAGGACAGCTTACTTGGGATTTTGAAGGAGAGAGAAGCCAAAATAAATGAGCTACAACAACAGATTACAGAACTCGAGTTGAAGATTGTTGAAAGAACAGAGGCAGTGGAAGCTTTAAATCAGGAGAAGCTACAATACAATCAAATTGCAGAAGGCAAGGATAACACCATAGAAATTCTTCAAACTAAGATTTCTTGTTTGGAGCAAGAGTTGGCTGATAAAGACCTTCAGAATGAGCAAACACGATCAGATGCCCGAAAGGCTTTTGATCAGGAGAAGGAGAGCCTCTTGCTGATTGTGACAGAGAGAGACAGGAAAATACAAGATCTTCTTGAACAGGCCAAAGATTTGAAGGAAGATATGGCATGTAAAGAAGTTGCTTTTACAGCTTTGGTGACGGCTGAGAGTTCAAAAACACTTGAGATTAAAGAGAAAAACATGGTGATTGCCGAGTCAGAGGTGAAATTAAGTGATACACATCAGAAATTGGAACTTCTAAATAAATCCTTGTCTGATTCAAGACAGAAGGAGGAGCAGCTGGAAACATTGTTGCAAGCAAGTAAAAAGGAATTGGAAGAGCTGAACGCTCATTTTGGCAATGAACGGATGCACTTAGAGGCCCGAATTCAGGAACTTGAATCCCAGAAAAATGATGTGGTTGAAGAAAATAAGAAACTCTCAGTTGATAGGGAAGGATTACTGGTGCAAATGCAAGGAATCCAGGTAAGAGTAAGTGAATTATGCTGTGAAGATGTTGATCTGGTAAGACAATTGGAAAAACTATTGGAGGAAGAAAAAGAGCAGCCACTTAGTAATTTAGGGAGAGGCCACCATTCTAGAACTCCTTTTTCAACTGCCAAAACTGGAACTGATGAAAGAACTCCATTAATTGAGCTCAACCGTTAG